The DNA window GAAAAGAGTCCGGGCCCTGTTCAAACAGGTGCCGCTCACTCTCAATCGAACGCAGCGTCCCCCCCACCTGTTCACTCGCCTCAAAAATGGTGACGTCCGCGCGTCCTGTCTTCATCAATTGATAGGCTGCCGCAAGCCCAGTCACCCCTGCACCGACGACGACAACGTGAAGCCTGTTCATCGCGCACCTGTAAAGTGACTTTCGCCTTCAACTTCATGAATGGCCGCAACAAGCGCATCGATCATCCGCTGATCAGCGTTGAGTGAGGCCGTGCGCTCAAAGTGAATCCCTTTTTGTGACGCATGCTGCCTTGCCTCAATGTCAAGATCATAGAGCACTTCCAGATGATCCGCGACAAAACCGACAGGACAGCTCAGCATCGCGTGATACCCTGTTTCAGCCAATTCGTCCATCACCAAAAGCAGATCCGGGCCAAGCCACGGCTCTGCGGTGCGCCCTGCGCTTTGCCAGGCAAACTGCCAATCGCGAATCTGCACCCGCTCCGCCAATGCCTGACTGGTTTCAAGCAGTTGCTTCGGATACGGATCACCAAGCGCAAGAATGCGCTCAGGTAAACTGTGCGCGGAAAAAACCACCTTCAATTGGCGACGCTCATCCTCGGAAAATCGCTCAAGCGCATCCCGCAGCCGCGCTTCCAGCGCATCAAGAAATGCATCTTGCATATGCCATGACGAGACACATTTCATCTCAAGCCCAACTGCTTTGGCCGCCTCCTGCGCCTCTTTAGTATAGACCCCTACACTCATCGTCGAATAGTGAGGCGCTAGAACGACGCCAACGGCTTCTGCGATCCCGTCATCCGCCATACGCCGCACCACATCAGCGATAAATGGCTCTGCATGTTTCATCCCGATATACACTTTATACTGCGATCCTTTGGCATTTAGCGTCTGCTCGAGCCTGCGCGCCTGTTCGTCCGTGATTTCATTGAGTGGCGAGACTCCGCCGATCGCCTTGTAACGCCCGATCAACTCGTCGAGCAAGGCCTGTGACGGTTTGTTTCCGCGGCGGATATGTGTGTAATAGGCCTCTACTTCATCTAAGCTGCGCGGAGTGCCGTACGCCATGAGAAGAATTCCAATTGGCTTGTTCATGAATAGTTCAACCTCGCTTCGCTAAATTCATGAACAAACTCTGTTAACCGACGCAGCGTATCCGTTGAGGCAGCCGGAAACACGCCGTGCCCCAGATTAAAAATAAAACCTGGTTTTTCCATGCCTTCTGCGAGTATCTCAGCGGTGCGCGCTTTGAGCACATCAAAAGGCGCAAGCAAAAGCGCCGGATCAAGATTCCCCTGGATCGCGTGTGAAGATCCGACACGCTCGCGGGCCGCGCGAATCGATACACGCCAATCGACGCCAATCACGTTTGCCTTAAGCGTTTTAAACAACGGCAAAAGCTCTCCCGTCCCCACGCCAAAGTAGATACTCGGCGCTTCATCCTCACTCAATGCGTTAAAAATGCGCTGCATGTGCGGGAGAATATGCATTTCATAATCTTTGGGTGACAGGCTTCCCGCCCACGAGTCAAACACCTGCACCGCGTCAGCACCCGCAGTGATCTGCGCGCGCAAATAATAGATCACCATCTCCGACAACTTCGCCATCAGGTTTGAGAACATGTCGGGTTCGCCATGCATCATAGCCTTTGTGTGCAGGTAATCGCGCGAAGGTCCGCCTTCGATCATATAACTGGCCAATGTGAACGGAGCGCCGGCAAATCCAATGAGCGGCACAGAAATACGGTCTTTGACACGTTCGATCGTCTCAAGGACATAGGGTAGCGCGTCGTGAACGTCAAAACCGTGTAGAGCGTCCACATCCTGTCGCGTGCGAAGCGGGTGTGCAACCACAGGTCCCCTGCCCTCGACTATCTCATACTTCACACCCATCGGTCCCACAGGCACCATAATGTCCGAAAAAAGAATCGCCGCATCCACGCCAAGCTGTGTGACCGGCAGACTCGTCACCTGTGCACAAAGCTCTGGACGCTCACAAATCTCAAGAAGACTATAGTTTTTTCGAATCTCGCGATACTCTGGTTGATAGCGTCCAGCTTGTCGCATATACCAAACAGGCACGCGTGACGTCTTGCGCGAACGGCACGCATCTAAAAATGGCATGGTTGACACTTGAATTCCCTCTTTTCACAATGAACCCCGATTCCTACAAATTCACTATAGCACAGGCCGTCAGTCAACTCCGAGCGCGCATAGACCCTTCACGGGATTGTCACAGACGAAGCGCGCAAACTCCGCGCGCGAAGAACAAAAATCGCGACGATCAGGAGAAACGTTCCCGTCATGACAAAAACAGTGTCAATATGAAAGAGATCGCCGACATAGCCGCCGATGAGCGGTCCAAGCAGTGTCCCCATCTGATTGAACGTCTGTGAGATGCCAAACGCTCTTCCGCGAAATGTGTCGTCTGTCTTCTCGACCGTCAACGCATTGAGTGCGGGATACACGGCACAAAAAAACATTCCATAAAAAAAACGAATCGCGCCAAACCCGAAGACGCTGTGAAAAAAGATCTGCGCGATATTCCCGAGTGATCCGCCAAGAAGTCCGATCAAAAGCGTCCTGCGAAATCCCTTGCGATCTCCATAACGTCCCCAGATCGGGCCAAACACGATCCCTGACAGTCCCGCAACTGAAAAGACAATTCCGGTATCAAGAGAAGCGTTCTGCACAGGGACACCCAATTGAATGACATAAAGCGGCAAAAGAGGCTCAATCGTCATGATTGCAAATGACGTGATCATCATGGCAATCAACACAGTGAGCAGTCCGCGGTTTTTTACGGCGAGCGAGAAATCGCCGACAATACTGATTTTTTTCTCCGATGGGACAAAGTTTGGCTCGCGCACCCAAATGATCGCAAGAAGCGTTGAGATGGCTACGGATGCCCCTGCGATTAAAAATGTGTTTTGATACGAAAACGCATGGCTTAGAATTCCGCCAAACAACGGTCCCAGAATGCTCCCGGTCGCCGTCGCCGTCGATAGGCTGGCAAGCGCAAAACCGACCGACGCTTTAGGCGTTGTGCTGCCGATAAGTGCTGTGGCACTTGGAATGTACCCACTTAACAGACCCATCAAGACACGGATCAAGAGCAGTTCGACAGGTGTCTTGACGAACGCCATCGCGGCGTAGAGTACCGTGAGGGCGATCCCCGAACGAATCAGCATGGGCCGTCTGCCATAGCGGTCAGCGAGCGCGCCCCACACCGGAGAGATGAGCGCTCCAGCCAGAAAAGACGATGAAAACACAATCCCGCTCCACAGTCCGATATTTTGATGAATCCCAAGTTTCACAAGAAAAAGGGGAAGAAACGGGATGACCATCGAGTAACTGGCCGATGCGACAAGTGAACCGCCTAAAAGAATGTAAAGATTTGCTCGCCAAGCTTCCATTGTGCTCCCTCTCTTTATCATCCACATTGAAACCGATCGCAGTCGTGGAGTATCATGGGCTTGCTGGGGAAATCTTGCCCAGCGCCTTCATGAAACAAGGAGCGATGTGTGTGTTATCTGGACAAGCGGCTCAATGGATAAGTACGATCGTGATCATCGC is part of the Ferroacidibacillus organovorans genome and encodes:
- the hemE gene encoding uroporphyrinogen decarboxylase; this encodes MPFLDACRSRKTSRVPVWYMRQAGRYQPEYREIRKNYSLLEICERPELCAQVTSLPVTQLGVDAAILFSDIMVPVGPMGVKYEIVEGRGPVVAHPLRTRQDVDALHGFDVHDALPYVLETIERVKDRISVPLIGFAGAPFTLASYMIEGGPSRDYLHTKAMMHGEPDMFSNLMAKLSEMVIYYLRAQITAGADAVQVFDSWAGSLSPKDYEMHILPHMQRIFNALSEDEAPSIYFGVGTGELLPLFKTLKANVIGVDWRVSIRAARERVGSSHAIQGNLDPALLLAPFDVLKARTAEILAEGMEKPGFIFNLGHGVFPAASTDTLRRLTEFVHEFSEARLNYS
- the hemH gene encoding ferrochelatase; this encodes MNKPIGILLMAYGTPRSLDEVEAYYTHIRRGNKPSQALLDELIGRYKAIGGVSPLNEITDEQARRLEQTLNAKGSQYKVYIGMKHAEPFIADVVRRMADDGIAEAVGVVLAPHYSTMSVGVYTKEAQEAAKAVGLEMKCVSSWHMQDAFLDALEARLRDALERFSEDERRQLKVVFSAHSLPERILALGDPYPKQLLETSQALAERVQIRDWQFAWQSAGRTAEPWLGPDLLLVMDELAETGYHAMLSCPVGFVADHLEVLYDLDIEARQHASQKGIHFERTASLNADQRMIDALVAAIHEVEGESHFTGAR
- a CDS encoding MFS transporter; amino-acid sequence: MEAWRANLYILLGGSLVASASYSMVIPFLPLFLVKLGIHQNIGLWSGIVFSSSFLAGALISPVWGALADRYGRRPMLIRSGIALTVLYAAMAFVKTPVELLLIRVLMGLLSGYIPSATALIGSTTPKASVGFALASLSTATATGSILGPLFGGILSHAFSYQNTFLIAGASVAISTLLAIIWVREPNFVPSEKKISIVGDFSLAVKNRGLLTVLIAMMITSFAIMTIEPLLPLYVIQLGVPVQNASLDTGIVFSVAGLSGIVFGPIWGRYGDRKGFRRTLLIGLLGGSLGNIAQIFFHSVFGFGAIRFFYGMFFCAVYPALNALTVEKTDDTFRGRAFGISQTFNQMGTLLGPLIGGYVGDLFHIDTVFVMTGTFLLIVAIFVLRARSLRASSVTIP